In a single window of the Ignavibacteria bacterium genome:
- the rplM gene encoding 50S ribosomal protein L13, translating to MKKAIEKSLKATHFTHNDEVNKKWYVVDANGKTLGRFASEVAKIIWGKNNPRFTPNVDTGDFVIVINAEKVRLTGKRESLKEYKHHSLYPGGQKIKSFKELIATQPDRVITKAVKGMLPKTKLGNKLITKLKVYAGETHPHAAQNPIVKNI from the coding sequence ATGAAAAAAGCGATAGAAAAATCATTAAAAGCCACGCATTTTACACATAATGACGAGGTAAACAAGAAATGGTATGTTGTTGATGCCAATGGCAAAACTCTTGGCAGGTTTGCTTCAGAAGTAGCAAAGATCATTTGGGGTAAAAATAACCCCAGGTTTACACCCAATGTAGATACCGGTGATTTTGTTATAGTTATAAACGCAGAAAAAGTCCGTTTAACAGGTAAAAGAGAGAGCTTAAAAGAATATAAACACCACTCTTTATATCCGGGCGGACAGAAAATAAAATCTTTTAAAGAGCTTATTGCTACACAGCCTGATAGAGTTATCACCAAAGCTGTTAAAGGCATGCTGCCCAAGACAAAGCTTGGTAATAAGCTTATCACAAAGCTCAAAGTATATGCAGGTGAAACACATCCGCATGCAGCACAGAACCCGATTGTAAAAAATATATAA
- a CDS encoding elongation factor Ts: MDISLDLVKKLREKTGAGIADCKKALMESDGDIEKAIEYLRKKGAATSQKRSDRVAKEGLIYARVNEARNEAAIVEVNCETDFVAKSDKFNELAKTAVDAVLANKSGDLNSLLAAKSSSGSTIQQVIDETTASVGEKVELKRAEYFSSADGFFCDYNHLGNKVASLIEITGKVTDEGVTLGSDLAMQIVAMKPLTIDRSSVSEEMIEKEKEIYRIQAINEGKPENIADRIATNKVEKFYEENCLVEQEFVKEPGKSVSDVIKAVSGLSGSEYKVKTMVRYQLGETIGA; the protein is encoded by the coding sequence GTGGATATATCCTTAGACTTAGTTAAAAAGTTAAGAGAGAAAACAGGAGCAGGAATTGCTGACTGTAAAAAAGCTTTGATGGAATCTGATGGTGATATCGAAAAAGCTATTGAATATTTAAGAAAAAAAGGCGCTGCAACTTCCCAGAAAAGAAGCGACAGGGTGGCAAAAGAAGGCCTTATTTACGCCAGGGTAAATGAAGCTAGAAATGAAGCAGCTATTGTTGAAGTTAACTGCGAAACTGACTTCGTTGCAAAAAGCGATAAGTTCAATGAGCTTGCAAAAACTGCTGTTGATGCAGTACTTGCAAATAAATCTGGTGACTTAAATAGTTTACTTGCCGCAAAATCTTCAAGCGGCAGCACAATACAGCAGGTTATTGATGAAACTACAGCAAGCGTGGGCGAAAAAGTTGAGCTAAAACGCGCTGAATATTTTTCATCAGCAGATGGATTTTTCTGTGACTACAATCATTTAGGAAATAAAGTAGCTTCGCTTATTGAAATTACAGGCAAAGTCACTGATGAAGGCGTTACATTAGGAAGCGATCTTGCAATGCAGATTGTAGCTATGAAGCCTTTAACAATTGACAGAAGCTCTGTAAGCGAAGAAATGATCGAAAAGGAAAAAGAGATCTACAGAATACAGGCAATAAATGAAGGCAAGCCTGAAAATATTGCTGATAGAATTGCAACAAACAAAGTTGAAAAATTCTATGAAGAGAACTGCCTGGTTGAACAGGAATTCGTTAAAGAACCCGGAAAATCAGTCAGTGATGTTATAAAAGCTGTATCAGGCCTTTCAGGAAGCGAATACAAAGTAAAAACTATGGTTCGCTACCAGCTTGGTGAAACTATAGGAGCTTAA
- the rpsB gene encoding 30S ribosomal protein S2, which yields MRNVSIEDLLLSGAHFGHLTRRWNPKMKKYIFMERNGIHIIDLKKTHELLQEAQNSIAKIVGEGKTIMFVGTKKQAKEVVKQEAARCGMPYVTERWLGGMLTNFVTIRKSIKRYNNIVKMETDGTINNYQKKERLMLSREKDKLEKVLGGIVSMNKLPGAIFLIDVKKEHIAVDEARKLGIPIYAIVDTNCDPDLIDYPVPANDDAVKSIELITSSIADTIVDTKQTVEMKRMQRDEEAQSTKKEIAAADESEGVGVS from the coding sequence ATGAGAAATGTATCAATCGAAGACCTGTTATTATCAGGAGCCCACTTCGGGCATTTAACCCGCCGCTGGAACCCGAAAATGAAGAAGTATATCTTCATGGAACGCAACGGGATCCATATTATCGACCTCAAAAAAACACATGAGCTGCTTCAGGAAGCTCAAAACTCCATAGCTAAAATTGTTGGTGAAGGCAAAACTATTATGTTTGTTGGCACCAAAAAACAGGCTAAGGAAGTTGTTAAGCAGGAAGCTGCGCGCTGCGGTATGCCGTATGTTACCGAAAGATGGCTTGGCGGTATGTTAACAAACTTTGTTACTATCCGTAAAAGCATTAAAAGGTACAACAACATCGTAAAGATGGAAACCGACGGCACAATAAATAACTACCAGAAAAAAGAAAGGCTCATGCTTTCAAGAGAGAAAGATAAGCTCGAAAAAGTTCTTGGCGGTATTGTAAGCATGAATAAGCTTCCGGGAGCTATTTTCCTGATCGATGTTAAAAAAGAGCATATCGCTGTTGATGAAGCCAGGAAGCTTGGTATTCCAATCTACGCTATTGTAGATACTAACTGCGATCCTGATCTTATTGATTACCCGGTTCCCGCAAACGATGATGCTGTAAAATCAATTGAGCTCATAACAAGCTCTATTGCTGATACAATTGTTGATACCAAACAGACAGTTGAAATGAAAAGAATGCAGCGCGATGAAGAGGCTCAGTCAACTAAAAAAGAAATAGCAGCAGCAGATGAAAGTGAAGGCGTTGGAGTATCTTAA
- the rpsI gene encoding 30S ribosomal protein S9 produces MAVTYHLATGRRKCSTARVFLTEGTGNVQINTKTGKDFFGKESLLKEALEPLYTADLVGRFDVKVNVNGGGVSGQIGAIRLGVARAILKYDASVKPALKKDGLLTRDSRMVERKKPGQPKARKRFQFSKR; encoded by the coding sequence ATGGCAGTTACATATCATTTAGCAACAGGAAGAAGAAAATGCTCAACAGCCCGTGTTTTTTTAACCGAAGGCACAGGTAATGTTCAGATAAACACTAAAACAGGCAAAGATTTCTTTGGTAAAGAATCGTTATTAAAAGAAGCTCTTGAGCCGTTATACACTGCTGATCTTGTCGGTAGATTTGACGTTAAAGTTAATGTTAACGGCGGCGGCGTTTCAGGGCAAATAGGCGCTATTCGCCTTGGTGTTGCGCGCGCTATCTTAAAATACGATGCCAGCGTAAAACCTGCACTTAAGAAAGACGGACTTTTAACCAGGGATTCACGTATGGTTGAAAGAAAGAAACCCGGTCAGCCTAAGGCAAGAAAACGCTTCCAGTTCTCAAAACGTTAA
- a CDS encoding UMP kinase yields the protein MAKKELKYKRVLLKLSGESLSGDAHSGIDVNILNYLTEEIKKVYELGVDIGIVIGGGNIYRGLSAQAQGIDAVTGDYMGMLATIINSLALQNSLEKAGMPTRLLSAIDMNKIAEPFLRRRAMRHFEKRRIVIFGAGTGNPYFTTDTAGALRALEVCADVILKGTRVDGVYDADPEKNNDAVMYQNITFGDALNKNLKVMDMTAFALCRENNIPIIVFNMNKPDNFKDIVLGKKVGTFVHN from the coding sequence TTGGCAAAAAAAGAACTTAAATACAAAAGAGTGCTTTTAAAGCTGAGCGGAGAATCACTCAGCGGTGATGCCCACAGCGGAATTGATGTAAATATCCTGAACTACCTTACCGAAGAGATCAAAAAAGTTTATGAGCTTGGTGTAGATATAGGCATAGTTATTGGCGGCGGTAATATTTACCGGGGACTTTCAGCGCAGGCACAGGGTATTGATGCTGTAACCGGCGATTATATGGGTATGCTGGCTACAATTATTAATTCACTTGCGCTGCAAAACTCACTCGAAAAAGCAGGCATGCCTACAAGGCTGCTCTCAGCAATTGATATGAATAAAATTGCCGAGCCGTTTTTGAGAAGAAGGGCAATGCGCCATTTTGAAAAACGCAGGATAGTTATTTTCGGCGCAGGTACCGGAAACCCGTATTTTACAACTGATACTGCCGGCGCTTTAAGAGCCCTGGAAGTATGTGCAGATGTTATACTTAAAGGTACAAGGGTTGATGGTGTTTATGATGCTGACCCTGAAAAGAACAATGATGCTGTTATGTATCAAAATATTACTTTCGGCGATGCGCTTAATAAAAACCTGAAGGTTATGGATATGACTGCATTTGCATTATGCAGGGAAAATAATATCCCCATCATAGTTTTTAATATGAACAAACCTGATAATTTTAAAGATATTGTACTTGGTAAAAAAGTAGGAACTTTTGTTCATAATTAA